One region of Terriglobales bacterium genomic DNA includes:
- a CDS encoding ABC transporter ATP-binding protein, which produces MEQGDILRAERLRKVYRSGTSELVVFDNLSFRVAKGEMVAIVGESGSGKSTLLHILGLLDRPSEGDVYCAQKRLKSLSDDEAADFRNREIGYVWQFHYLLPEFTALENVAMPLLLRGLAASGANTQAQKWIGEVGLLPRAHHKSGELSGGEQQRVAIARALVTGPQLLLADEPTGDLDGRTAEAVFDLIARLHRDHRLTSLIATHNLAFARRCSRVLRLVPSSGAGPAAAAGRLEEVEPESLPA; this is translated from the coding sequence ATGGAACAGGGAGACATCCTGCGGGCGGAGCGATTGCGGAAGGTATACCGCTCCGGCACGTCGGAACTCGTGGTCTTTGACAACTTGTCCTTTCGCGTGGCGAAGGGAGAGATGGTGGCCATCGTCGGCGAGTCCGGGAGCGGCAAAAGTACCTTGTTGCACATCCTCGGGCTGCTTGATAGGCCTTCGGAAGGTGACGTATACTGCGCGCAAAAGCGGCTGAAATCGCTCTCAGACGATGAAGCCGCCGATTTTCGAAATCGCGAAATTGGATACGTCTGGCAGTTCCACTATCTGCTGCCGGAGTTTACGGCCCTGGAAAACGTGGCCATGCCCTTGCTGTTGAGGGGGCTGGCGGCGTCCGGGGCCAACACACAGGCGCAGAAGTGGATCGGCGAAGTGGGGTTGCTGCCGCGGGCGCACCATAAAAGCGGTGAGCTGAGCGGCGGTGAGCAGCAACGCGTTGCCATTGCCCGGGCGCTGGTGACGGGGCCGCAGCTGCTTCTGGCCGATGAGCCGACCGGCGATCTGGATGGCAGAACGGCCGAGGCGGTATTTGATTTGATCGCCAGGTTACATCGCGACCACCGGCTTACCTCCCTCATAGCCACACATAATCTTGCGTTCGCGCGGCGCTGTTCGCGCGTGTTGCGCCTTGTCCCCTCCTCGGGAGCGGGACCGGCCGCCGCCGCCGGACGCCTTGAGGAAGTTGAGCCGGAATCGCTTCCCGCTTGA
- a CDS encoding ATP-dependent Clp protease ATP-binding subunit, with protein sequence MFERYTEKARRVIFFARYEASQFGSPYIETEHLLLGLLREDKALTNRFLRSHASVENIRKQIEGHTTIREKVSTSVDLPLSNECKRVLAYAAEEAERLSHKHIGTEHLLLGLLREEKCFAAEILHERGLRLSTIREELARSTQEKSAPQRSRESSLLSEFSRDLTQAAMDTQLDPLVGREQELERVVQILCRRTKNNPVLIGEPGVGKTAIVEGLAQRIADGEVPSFLADKRILALDLSLIVAGTKYRGQFEERLKTIMKELMENQNAIIFIDELHTLVGAGSAEGSLDAANILKPALSRGEIQCIGATTPGEYRKSIEKDRSLERRFQSVKVPPPNEGDAVKILYGIKDRYEKFHAVSYTDEAINFSVAHSNRYIPDRFLPDKAIDLIDEAGARVKLRQTSLPDEITEVQKRIKFIVHRMENAIANHEFEKARFYSDEERKERENLRALREKYHLDESSTGVVNREDIEDVVSRWTGVPIASIKEEESKKLLRIEEELHKRVISQERAISALARAIRRSRAGLKSPNRPIGSFLFLGPTGVGKTEVARTLAQFLFGSEKSLIRFDMSEFMEKHSVSKLIGSPPGYVGYEEGGQLTERVKRAPYSVVLLDEIEKAHPDVFNILLQVFEDGQLTDGLGNTVDFKNTILVMTSNIGARHLQKRTGLGFQTEKEDVISTKVEDMVKNEVKRTFNPEFLNRLDEVIIFNALTEQDLIQILELMVQQLNQNLAQKSITITVTEEAKKWILDKTIVDRNYGARPLRRALQKYIEDPLSEALIQGSILTRPAFIEVYLEGNDRLFYRPVGEEKTDGVLLYTAE encoded by the coding sequence ATGTTTGAACGCTACACGGAAAAGGCGAGACGCGTAATTTTCTTCGCGCGCTACGAAGCCAGCCAGTTCGGCTCTCCGTACATCGAGACCGAGCACCTGCTGCTCGGCCTGCTGCGTGAAGACAAGGCGCTGACGAACCGTTTCCTGCGCAGCCACGCGTCGGTAGAAAACATCCGGAAGCAGATCGAGGGCCACACCACGATTCGGGAGAAGGTTTCCACCTCGGTTGATCTTCCTCTTAGCAACGAATGCAAGCGCGTGCTCGCCTATGCCGCCGAAGAGGCGGAGCGGCTTTCGCACAAGCACATCGGGACCGAACACCTGCTTTTGGGGTTACTGAGAGAAGAGAAGTGCTTCGCGGCGGAAATCCTGCATGAGCGCGGGCTGCGCCTCTCGACCATCCGCGAAGAGCTGGCGCGCAGCACGCAGGAGAAGAGCGCGCCGCAGCGTTCGCGCGAGTCTTCCCTGCTCTCGGAATTTTCACGCGACCTGACCCAGGCCGCCATGGACACGCAGCTCGATCCGCTCGTGGGACGCGAGCAGGAGCTGGAGCGCGTGGTCCAGATCCTCTGCCGCCGCACCAAGAACAACCCGGTGCTGATCGGCGAGCCGGGCGTGGGCAAGACGGCCATTGTGGAAGGCCTGGCACAGCGCATTGCCGACGGCGAGGTGCCGTCGTTCCTGGCCGACAAGCGCATCCTGGCGCTCGACCTCTCGCTCATCGTGGCCGGCACCAAGTACCGCGGACAATTCGAAGAGCGGCTGAAGACCATCATGAAGGAACTGATGGAGAACCAGAACGCCATCATCTTCATTGACGAGCTGCACACGCTGGTGGGCGCCGGTTCGGCCGAAGGCTCGCTCGACGCTGCCAACATCCTGAAGCCGGCGCTGTCGCGCGGCGAGATCCAGTGCATTGGCGCGACCACGCCGGGCGAATACCGCAAGAGCATCGAGAAAGACCGGTCGCTGGAGCGGCGCTTCCAGTCGGTCAAAGTTCCGCCGCCGAACGAAGGCGATGCGGTGAAGATCCTTTACGGCATCAAGGACCGCTACGAGAAGTTCCACGCCGTCAGCTACACCGACGAAGCCATCAACTTCAGCGTGGCGCATTCGAACCGCTATATCCCCGACCGCTTCCTGCCCGACAAGGCAATCGACCTGATCGACGAAGCCGGCGCGCGCGTGAAGCTGCGCCAGACTTCGCTGCCCGACGAGATCACCGAAGTTCAGAAGCGGATCAAGTTCATCGTGCACCGCATGGAGAACGCCATCGCGAACCACGAGTTCGAGAAGGCGCGTTTCTACTCTGACGAGGAGCGCAAGGAGCGCGAAAACCTGCGCGCGCTGCGCGAAAAGTATCACCTCGATGAATCGTCCACCGGCGTGGTGAACCGCGAAGACATTGAAGACGTGGTTTCGCGCTGGACGGGCGTGCCCATCGCCTCGATCAAGGAAGAAGAGAGCAAGAAGCTGCTGCGCATCGAGGAAGAACTGCACAAGCGCGTGATCTCGCAGGAGCGCGCCATTTCGGCGCTGGCGCGCGCCATCCGGCGCTCGCGCGCCGGCCTGAAGTCGCCCAACCGGCCGATCGGCTCGTTCCTGTTCCTCGGTCCTACGGGCGTGGGCAAGACGGAAGTCGCGCGCACGCTGGCGCAGTTCCTGTTCGGCAGCGAGAAGTCGCTGATCCGCTTCGACATGTCGGAATTCATGGAGAAGCACTCGGTCAGCAAGCTCATCGGCTCGCCCCCGGGATACGTGGGCTACGAAGAGGGCGGCCAGCTCACCGAGCGCGTGAAGCGCGCGCCCTACTCGGTCGTCCTGCTCGACGAAATCGAGAAGGCGCACCCGGACGTGTTCAACATCCTGTTGCAGGTGTTTGAAGACGGCCAGCTCACCGACGGCCTGGGCAACACCGTGGACTTCAAGAACACGATTCTTGTCATGACGTCGAACATCGGCGCGCGCCACCTGCAGAAGCGCACTGGCCTCGGCTTCCAGACCGAGAAGGAAGACGTCATCTCGACCAAGGTCGAGGACATGGTGAAGAACGAGGTGAAGCGCACCTTCAACCCCGAGTTCCTCAATCGCCTCGACGAAGTGATCATCTTCAACGCCCTGACCGAGCAGGACCTGATCCAGATCCTGGAGCTCATGGTGCAGCAGCTCAACCAGAACCTGGCGCAGAAGTCGATCACCATCACGGTCACCGAGGAAGCCAAGAAGTGGATCCTCGACAAAACCATCGTGGACCGCAACTACGGCGCGCGTCCGCTGCGCAGGGCCTTGCAGAAGTACATCGAAGACCCGCTCTCGGAAGCGCTCATCCAGGGCTCGATCCTGACGCGGCCCGCGTTCATCGAGGTCTACCTGGAGGGCAACGACCGCCTCTTCTACCGCCCGGTCGGCGAAGAGAAGACCGACGGCGTGCTGCTCTACACCGCCGAGTAG
- a CDS encoding trypsin-like peptidase domain-containing protein produces MHGLLSLARQGAVAATVAIGLTSLFSVAPSTPPTGPLEQRIAQLSAEVRQLEQQRDMPAHILSRHRNSICYVYAVYRFDGVSRWMQPPRMHLSGTGFVAAEGWIATNRHVAEPWWGDEEAEVLRVHGGRPKLERLLAFFPGLRAPLELTQVTPAPGNDVALAHFVPPAGGAPPPLQIAANAPEPGDAVLVLGYPMGLEGLLAKSPKLVSRQASRAPDELAAARRLSSLALIRPSATQGHIGDVVGDKLLYDASTARGASGAPVFNARGEVVGINTAYLDGFSGGTLGISANVLRPLLEKVQPANSATVAAK; encoded by the coding sequence GTGCACGGTCTACTCAGTCTTGCCCGCCAGGGAGCGGTGGCGGCCACGGTCGCCATTGGACTCACCAGCCTCTTCTCGGTCGCGCCATCGACACCACCCACCGGCCCGCTGGAGCAACGCATCGCGCAGCTCTCCGCCGAAGTGCGGCAGCTTGAGCAGCAGCGTGACATGCCGGCGCACATCCTGAGCCGGCACCGCAATTCCATCTGCTACGTGTACGCCGTGTACCGCTTCGACGGGGTTTCGCGCTGGATGCAGCCGCCGCGCATGCACCTCTCGGGCACGGGATTCGTTGCGGCGGAGGGCTGGATCGCGACCAACCGCCACGTGGCCGAGCCGTGGTGGGGCGACGAAGAGGCCGAAGTGCTGCGCGTGCACGGCGGCCGCCCGAAGCTGGAGCGCCTGCTGGCGTTTTTCCCCGGGCTGCGCGCGCCGCTGGAGCTGACGCAGGTGACGCCGGCGCCGGGCAATGACGTGGCGCTCGCCCACTTTGTTCCGCCGGCGGGGGGCGCGCCGCCTCCCCTGCAGATCGCCGCCAATGCGCCCGAGCCCGGCGACGCGGTGCTCGTGCTTGGCTATCCCATGGGCCTCGAAGGCTTGCTGGCAAAATCGCCGAAGCTTGTCTCCCGGCAAGCCTCGCGCGCGCCCGATGAGCTGGCCGCGGCGCGCAGGCTTTCGTCGCTGGCGTTGATTCGTCCCTCCGCGACCCAGGGACACATCGGCGACGTGGTCGGCGATAAGCTGCTCTACGACGCCAGCACGGCGCGCGGCGCCAGCGGCGCACCCGTGTTCAATGCGCGCGGCGAAGTAGTCGGCATCAACACCGCCTATCTGGATGGCTTTTCGGGCGGAACGCTGGGCATCTCGGCGAACGTGCTCCGGCCGCTGCTGGAAAAAGTGCAGCCGGCCAACAGCGCGACCGTCGCGGCGAAGTAA
- a CDS encoding chloride channel protein: MDSATRPAPSESRAAGTAIEDLSDTTGRVRDRLVLLSFLAALIGVAAGLVAYLLYNLIALLTNLVFYHRVSLELVSPRDNTLGALVIVVPVMGGLVVGLMAKYGSSKIRGHGIPEAMEAVLVSRSRIEPKVAILKPVSAAIAIGTGGPFGAEGPIIQTGGALGSLVGQLLHVTAAERKVLLACGAAAGMAATFSTPIAGVILAIELLLFEFKSRSFIPLVIASTLATSVHVMLLGPGPMFTVGSLDFGIPRALPMYVVLGLICGLAAVGFSKVLYWTEDLFEKLPLDPMWWPAIGALGLGVIGYFVPRVLGVGYDTISDILNGSLPLKALLAVAFFKSLALVVSLGSGTSGGLLAPMFMASAAMGGAYAMGMNRAFPSLHAQPGAYALVAMGAVFGAASRAAFAFIIFAFEITRDYNAVLPLMLVTVIADGVALLLSRTSIMTEKLARRGLRIHTDYEADVLQQVTVGEVMSREAPCVPEGMTVAELSRRITERDPEVTAHHGLPVVDSNGLLCGIITRGDLLRALDSHPSGEVTVGEVGRKLVVVTYPDETLHEALHKMLERGVGRLPVMDRRAPGRVIGYLGRPQVLQARMRRLHEEHVREPGWMPRLARSQR, from the coding sequence ATGGATTCCGCCACCCGACCCGCGCCATCTGAATCCCGCGCCGCAGGGACCGCCATCGAAGACCTTTCCGACACGACCGGCCGTGTTCGCGACCGGCTGGTGCTGCTGTCGTTCCTGGCCGCGCTCATCGGCGTGGCCGCCGGCCTGGTGGCCTACCTGCTCTACAACCTGATCGCGTTGCTCACCAACCTGGTGTTCTACCATCGCGTCTCGCTCGAGCTGGTCAGCCCGCGCGACAACACCCTGGGCGCGCTGGTCATCGTGGTTCCCGTCATGGGCGGGCTGGTCGTCGGCCTGATGGCCAAGTACGGTTCGTCGAAGATTCGCGGACACGGCATTCCCGAGGCGATGGAGGCGGTGCTTGTTTCCCGCAGCCGGATCGAGCCGAAGGTCGCGATCCTGAAGCCGGTATCGGCAGCGATCGCCATTGGGACGGGCGGGCCGTTCGGCGCCGAAGGGCCCATCATTCAGACGGGCGGCGCGCTCGGCTCTCTGGTGGGGCAATTGCTGCACGTCACCGCCGCGGAGCGAAAAGTACTGCTGGCGTGCGGCGCGGCGGCCGGCATGGCCGCGACCTTCAGCACGCCGATTGCGGGCGTGATCCTGGCGATCGAGCTGCTGCTTTTCGAATTCAAATCACGCTCGTTCATTCCGCTGGTGATTGCGAGCACGCTGGCCACCAGCGTCCACGTCATGCTGCTTGGCCCGGGGCCGATGTTCACGGTGGGCAGCCTCGACTTCGGCATCCCGCGCGCATTGCCAATGTACGTTGTGCTCGGCCTGATCTGCGGGCTTGCCGCCGTGGGCTTCAGCAAGGTGCTTTACTGGACGGAAGACCTGTTCGAAAAGCTCCCGCTCGATCCCATGTGGTGGCCTGCCATCGGCGCGCTCGGCTTGGGCGTGATCGGCTACTTCGTCCCGCGCGTGCTCGGCGTCGGGTACGACACGATCTCCGACATCCTCAACGGCAGCCTGCCACTCAAAGCGCTGCTCGCCGTGGCGTTCTTCAAGTCGCTTGCCCTGGTGGTTTCGCTGGGCTCGGGGACGTCGGGTGGCCTGCTGGCGCCCATGTTCATGGCCAGCGCGGCCATGGGCGGCGCCTACGCGATGGGAATGAACCGCGCGTTTCCCAGCCTGCACGCGCAGCCGGGCGCCTACGCGCTGGTCGCGATGGGCGCGGTGTTCGGCGCGGCTTCGCGCGCGGCATTCGCGTTCATCATCTTCGCCTTCGAGATCACGCGCGACTACAACGCGGTGTTGCCGCTCATGCTGGTCACGGTAATCGCCGACGGTGTCGCTCTATTGCTGAGCCGCACTTCGATCATGACGGAAAAGCTGGCGCGCCGCGGGCTGCGCATCCACACCGACTATGAGGCCGATGTGTTGCAGCAGGTCACGGTGGGCGAAGTCATGTCACGCGAGGCGCCGTGCGTCCCCGAGGGCATGACGGTCGCCGAACTCAGCCGGCGCATCACCGAACGCGATCCCGAAGTGACCGCGCATCACGGCCTTCCCGTAGTGGATTCCAACGGATTGCTCTGCGGCATCATTACCCGCGGCGATCTGCTGCGGGCGCTCGACTCGCATCCTTCGGGCGAGGTCACCGTCGGCGAGGTGGGCCGCAAGCTTGTGGTCGTCACCTATCCCGACGAAACGCTGCACGAGGCGCTGCACAAGATGCTGGAGCGCGGCGTGGGCCGCCTGCCGGTGATGGACCGCCGCGCGCCAGGACGCGTGATCGGATACCTGGGCCGGCCTCAGGTGCTGCAGGCGCGCATGCGCCGCCTGCATGAAGAGCACGTGCGCGAGCCCGGCTGGATGCCGCGCCTGGCGCGCTCACAGCGATAG
- a CDS encoding helix-turn-helix domain-containing protein produces the protein MTASLTASDYRALAGFRYELRRFLHFSEKAARAAGLEPQQHQLLLAVKGLGPGKASIRAIAERLQIEHHSAVELIDRSARRGLVRRVPARDDRRRVVIALRPPALRVLRRLTLHHREALRQAAPALVSILRALTRRSSRRTGQPHGDTFARSES, from the coding sequence GTGACCGCGAGCCTCACCGCTTCCGACTACCGCGCACTTGCCGGCTTCCGCTACGAACTGCGCCGCTTCCTGCACTTCAGTGAGAAAGCGGCGCGTGCTGCGGGCCTGGAGCCCCAGCAGCACCAGCTGCTGCTGGCCGTGAAAGGCCTGGGCCCGGGCAAGGCGTCCATCAGGGCCATCGCGGAGCGGCTTCAGATTGAGCACCACAGCGCGGTCGAGCTGATCGACCGCAGCGCGCGGCGCGGGCTGGTAAGGCGTGTTCCCGCGCGCGACGACCGGCGCCGCGTGGTGATTGCGCTCCGGCCGCCGGCGTTGCGGGTGCTGCGCCGGCTCACACTGCACCATCGCGAAGCGCTGCGGCAGGCCGCCCCGGCGCTGGTCAGCATTTTGCGCGCACTCACCCGGCGCTCGAGCCGCCGAACGGGGCAACCACACGGAGACACGTTTGCGAGGTCCGAAAGCTGA
- the purB gene encoding adenylosuccinate lyase, translating to MIARYTRPAMGRIWTDENKFRTWLRVEIAATEALAEAGKVPKSAARAIREKGDFDLARIQQIEAEVRHDVIAFTTAVAEKIGPESRWLHYGLTSNDVVDTAQAIQLSEASDIIADGLKRLAGVLRRRAFEFKNTPQIGRTHGIHAEPITFGLKLANWYAQVQRDIARFTRAADEMRVGKFSGAVGNFGHLDPALEEAICARLGLRPANISTQVIQRDRHAAYVATLAMIGTTLETIATEIRHLQRTEVREAEEYFSEKQKGSSAMPHKRNPITSEQICGLARLLRGNTQSALENVALWHERDISHSSVERVVLPDSTIVADYLLDKTAALVERLVVYPQRMLANLNSTGGLVFSGQLLLDMVEAGVLREQAYRIVQRHAMRAWNEGLNFRQLIERDPEVARRLSRQQIERAFDLKRQLRNVDAIFQRVFGPLPAPATAQASSQPTGSRRRNKKRRR from the coding sequence GTGATCGCGCGCTACACCCGCCCCGCCATGGGGCGCATCTGGACCGACGAAAACAAGTTCCGCACCTGGCTGCGGGTGGAGATTGCAGCCACCGAAGCGCTGGCCGAGGCCGGCAAAGTGCCCAAATCGGCGGCCCGCGCCATTCGCGAAAAGGGCGACTTCGATCTCGCCCGCATTCAGCAGATCGAGGCCGAGGTGCGGCACGACGTGATCGCTTTCACCACGGCGGTCGCGGAAAAGATCGGCCCCGAGTCGCGCTGGCTGCACTACGGTCTTACCTCCAACGACGTGGTGGACACGGCGCAGGCGATCCAGCTCAGCGAGGCCTCCGACATCATCGCCGACGGACTGAAGCGCCTCGCCGGGGTCTTGCGGCGCCGCGCGTTCGAGTTCAAGAACACGCCGCAGATCGGGCGTACACACGGCATCCACGCTGAGCCGATCACGTTTGGGCTGAAGCTCGCCAACTGGTACGCCCAGGTGCAGCGCGACATCGCGCGCTTCACCCGCGCCGCCGACGAGATGCGCGTGGGCAAGTTCTCCGGAGCGGTCGGCAACTTCGGACATCTCGATCCCGCGCTGGAAGAGGCGATTTGCGCGCGGCTGGGACTGAGGCCGGCGAACATCTCGACACAGGTCATCCAGCGCGACCGCCACGCCGCCTACGTGGCCACGCTGGCCATGATCGGAACGACGCTCGAGACAATTGCCACCGAAATCCGCCATCTGCAGCGGACGGAAGTGCGCGAGGCGGAGGAATATTTCAGCGAAAAGCAGAAGGGCTCGTCGGCCATGCCGCACAAGCGCAACCCGATCACCAGCGAGCAGATTTGCGGCCTGGCGCGCCTGCTGCGCGGCAACACGCAATCCGCTCTGGAAAATGTCGCGCTATGGCACGAGCGCGACATCTCGCACTCGTCGGTCGAGCGCGTGGTCCTGCCCGACTCGACGATCGTTGCCGACTACCTGCTGGACAAGACCGCCGCGCTGGTCGAGCGGCTGGTGGTGTATCCGCAGCGCATGCTGGCCAACCTGAACAGCACTGGCGGTCTGGTGTTCAGCGGACAGTTGCTGCTCGACATGGTGGAGGCAGGCGTGCTGCGCGAGCAGGCGTATCGCATCGTGCAGCGCCACGCCATGCGGGCATGGAATGAAGGGCTGAACTTTCGGCAGCTCATTGAGCGCGACCCGGAGGTCGCGCGGCGGCTTTCCCGCCAGCAAATCGAACGGGCCTTCGACCTGAAGCGGCAACTGCGCAACGTGGACGCGATTTTCCAGCGGGTTTTCGGGCCGCTGCCCGCCCCGGCCACGGCTCAGGCGAGCAGCCAGCCAACCGGCAGCCGGCGGCGCAACAAGAAGCGCCGCCGCTGA
- a CDS encoding DoxX family protein: MCGNTHPAARKEAAGGRQAQMDLRISRSPELGLAPLRAVLGIVFVAHGWQMLFVWGHAAVAAGMAKSGIPFQDLSAWLLSLTQFLGGALLLLGLFARIAALPVAFSMAVAFFQVHLKNGFFIQKGGVEFVLVLFVALLTVAIAGPGAFALDNVLGRTRRPVERGEVRLRPTA; encoded by the coding sequence ATGTGTGGCAACACACATCCCGCGGCGCGGAAGGAGGCTGCGGGAGGGAGGCAGGCTCAGATGGATCTACGAATCTCCCGCAGTCCCGAACTCGGACTTGCGCCGCTGCGCGCAGTCCTGGGAATCGTGTTCGTGGCGCACGGCTGGCAGATGTTGTTTGTCTGGGGTCACGCGGCCGTGGCGGCCGGAATGGCCAAGTCCGGAATTCCGTTTCAGGACCTGTCGGCGTGGTTGCTGTCGTTGACGCAATTCCTCGGCGGAGCGCTCCTGCTGCTCGGGCTGTTCGCGCGTATTGCCGCGCTGCCCGTGGCCTTCAGCATGGCGGTCGCGTTCTTTCAGGTGCACCTGAAGAACGGGTTTTTCATTCAAAAGGGGGGAGTCGAGTTCGTGCTGGTCTTGTTCGTTGCCCTGCTGACGGTGGCCATCGCCGGACCCGGAGCCTTCGCGCTCGACAACGTGCTTGGGCGTACTCGGAGACCGGTCGAGCGCGGTGAAGTACGTCTGCGGCCGACGGCCTGA
- the larB gene encoding nickel pincer cofactor biosynthesis protein LarB yields the protein MTADQIKRLFQQVRAGKLSPDEAVARLRHLPFEDIGFAKVDHHRTLRAGMPEVILAQGKTPKQVAGIFARMAQHQVNVLATRATADHFAAVRRLVPRAEYRELARAIVLRKQKRRYGKGVIAVVSAGTGDIPVAEEALVTAEVMGNSVQHIYDVGVAGIHRLFASRAALTKARVVIVCAGMEGALPSVVGGLVSAPVIAVPTSVGYGASFDGLAALLGMLNSCASNVSVVNIDNGFGAGYVASMINRL from the coding sequence ATGACTGCCGACCAGATCAAGCGGCTCTTTCAGCAGGTCCGCGCCGGCAAGCTTTCGCCCGACGAGGCCGTCGCGCGCCTGCGTCACCTGCCCTTTGAGGACATCGGCTTCGCCAAAGTGGACCACCATCGCACGTTGCGCGCCGGCATGCCTGAGGTGATCCTGGCGCAGGGCAAGACGCCCAAGCAGGTGGCCGGCATTTTCGCGCGCATGGCGCAGCACCAGGTCAACGTGCTGGCTACGCGCGCCACGGCGGACCACTTTGCCGCGGTGCGCAGGCTCGTTCCCCGCGCCGAGTATCGCGAACTGGCGCGCGCCATCGTTTTGCGGAAGCAGAAGCGGCGCTATGGCAAGGGCGTGATCGCGGTGGTTTCGGCGGGCACCGGCGATATTCCGGTGGCCGAAGAGGCGCTCGTCACCGCCGAGGTGATGGGCAACAGCGTGCAGCACATTTATGACGTGGGCGTGGCCGGCATCCATCGATTGTTCGCCAGCCGCGCCGCGTTGACTAAAGCGCGCGTGGTGATCGTGTGCGCCGGCATGGAGGGGGCCCTGCCCAGCGTAGTGGGCGGACTGGTGAGCGCACCGGTCATCGCCGTGCCCACCAGCGTCGGCTATGGCGCTTCTTTCGACGGGCTGGCGGCGCTGCTCGGCATGCTCAACTCCTGCGCCTCCAACGTCAGCGTGGTGAACATCGACAACGGGTTTGGCGCCGGTTACGTGGCCAGCATGATCAATCGGCTGTAG
- a CDS encoding ChaN family lipoprotein, which translates to MASQVTIRMRRSAAERHALVQVERAIRSSDSHTRRKYIREYAEAFPSYESVLTPAQLQNALLSSGVVLIGDYHALPASQRLACALLEQLEAARARPVVLGLETVFSRDQAALDEWMRGEVDEAELRDRIRFDLDWGYDWQPLLALLESARRHAAGLYGLDCMPRDDLRRISARDRHAAAKLAEIRARHPDAIVLVLFGESHLAPSHLPAEVRSRLPGERVFTVLQNVDALYWQATGERRERVEAVRVAPDVACVFTATPLEKYESYRLCIERWRQDTAPPDFAPTFYNLVDALLRFFNIDRYSPQTGARAQFLVDLLPAVSARSGNDEVRSRMLRTGASESGVREALDRLAERGSFYVPALNTLFVRNFQLAHGSEDAARFLHHACSGSLAVRTAAGDLGPEDTFYVRTMEHALADFAARVLYPARPIVREQDLYALYTQTREAVEEQGICTYREYMHVADFLVMHKDYESNLSAYLDVPPLMREGVLLPGARGRFAAEMLGKLLGSQLYSAYVAGRVRKRFLRSLYCRALHQPGAARTAYFVAVRRTRMPKKKVLAA; encoded by the coding sequence ATGGCCTCGCAGGTGACAATCCGGATGCGGCGCAGCGCCGCCGAGCGCCATGCGCTGGTCCAGGTGGAGCGCGCCATCCGCAGCAGCGATTCGCATACTCGCCGAAAATACATACGGGAGTACGCAGAGGCTTTTCCAAGCTACGAGAGTGTCCTCACGCCGGCGCAGCTGCAAAACGCGCTGCTCAGCTCGGGCGTCGTGCTGATCGGTGATTACCACGCCTTGCCGGCCTCGCAGCGCCTGGCATGCGCGCTGCTCGAGCAGCTCGAGGCCGCGCGGGCGCGTCCGGTGGTCCTGGGCCTCGAAACGGTCTTCTCCCGTGACCAGGCCGCGCTCGATGAATGGATGCGCGGCGAAGTCGACGAAGCCGAACTGCGCGACCGCATCCGCTTCGACCTTGACTGGGGTTATGACTGGCAACCGCTGCTGGCGCTCCTGGAAAGCGCGCGCCGGCACGCTGCCGGACTTTACGGGCTGGATTGCATGCCGCGCGACGATTTGCGCCGCATCAGCGCCCGCGACCGCCACGCCGCCGCCAAGCTGGCGGAAATACGCGCACGGCATCCCGATGCGATTGTGCTGGTCCTGTTTGGCGAGTCACACCTGGCGCCGTCACATCTGCCCGCCGAAGTCCGCTCGCGGCTTCCCGGGGAGCGCGTCTTCACCGTGCTGCAGAATGTGGACGCTCTCTATTGGCAGGCCACAGGCGAGCGGCGCGAGCGTGTGGAAGCAGTGCGCGTGGCGCCTGACGTGGCCTGCGTCTTCACGGCAACGCCGCTGGAGAAGTACGAAAGCTACCGGCTGTGCATCGAGCGCTGGCGACAGGACACTGCCCCGCCCGACTTTGCGCCCACGTTCTACAACCTGGTGGATGCGCTGCTGCGCTTCTTCAACATCGACCGCTACTCGCCGCAGACCGGCGCCCGGGCGCAATTTCTGGTGGACCTGCTGCCCGCGGTGTCGGCTCGCTCAGGGAACGACGAGGTCCGCAGCCGCATGCTGCGCACCGGCGCGTCAGAGTCTGGAGTTCGCGAAGCGCTCGATCGACTTGCGGAGCGCGGCAGTTTCTACGTGCCGGCCCTGAACACTTTGTTCGTGCGCAACTTTCAGCTTGCGCATGGCTCCGAGGACGCGGCCCGCTTTCTCCATCATGCCTGCAGTGGGTCCCTCGCGGTCCGCACGGCTGCCGGCGATCTTGGCCCGGAGGACACGTTTTACGTGCGCACCATGGAGCACGCGCTGGCCGACTTTGCCGCGCGCGTGCTCTATCCCGCGCGGCCGATTGTGCGTGAGCAGGACCTTTACGCGCTCTACACACAAACGCGCGAGGCGGTGGAAGAGCAGGGAATCTGCACCTATCGTGAATACATGCACGTGGCCGATTTTCTGGTGATGCACAAGGACTACGAGAGCAACCTGAGCGCGTATCTCGACGTGCCGCCGCTGATGCGCGAGGGCGTACTCCTTCCCGGTGCGCGCGGCCGCTTTGCGGCTGAGATGCTCGGCAAGCTGCTGGGCAGCCAGCTCTACAGCGCCTATGTCGCCGGACGCGTGCGCAAGCGCTTCCTGCGCAGCCTTTATTGCCGCGCGCTGCACCAGCCCGGCGCCGCGCGGACCGCGTACTTCGTCGCCGTCCGCCGCACCCGCATGCCGAAGAAAAAAGTGCTTGCGGCTTGA